In the genome of Anas acuta unplaced genomic scaffold, bAnaAcu1.1 SCAFFOLD_360, whole genome shotgun sequence, the window ACTGGGTATTGCCCCTGGAAGCCCCTCCCCTTTGCCCATATAAGGCCCCCACCCCCCAGAAGCCCCTCCCCTTTGCCCATATATGGCCAGAACCCCCCAGAAGCCCCTCCCCTTTGCCCATATATGGTGGCGGGCCCACCAGGAAGACGGTGCGGCCGTCGCCGGGCTCCCCGGTGACCAGCAGGCGGCTGTGGCGGCCATCTTGGATGGCGGCGGCCGTGGCGGCCACCAGGCGCTGGCGGGCGCTGGCGGCGGCCATCTTGGCGGCCAGGAAGGCCTCCTGCAGCGAGGGCGGGGGGCCCTGTTGGAAGaaggggggcggggcctcgccGATGACGTCACCGCCGGCAGGATGTGACGTCATAGGGCAGGGGGATGACGTCACCAACCTGCAGGAAGTGGCGCTGCAGCAGGGCCCAGACGTCGGCCACCACTTGGTCCACGAAGGCCTCCAGGCCCGTCACCTCCCCGGCCTCCCAGCGGCACCCGTAGCTATAGGGGGGGGACAACGGGGGGGCGTTGGGGACCCCAAAGGGGCTTGGGGACCCCAGAGGGGCTTGGGGGACCAATGGGGGCTTGGGAAACCCTATAGGGTCTTGGGGAACCATATAGGGTCTTGGGGTCCCCTATAGGGTCTTAGCGAACCCAAGGGGGTCTTGGGGGACCAATGGGGTCTTGGGGACACgaggggacattggggacccCAAAGGGGCTTGGGGACCCCAGAGGGGCTTGGGGGACCAATGGGGGCGTGGGGAAGTCAATGGGGTCTTGGGGTCCCCTATAGGGTCTTGGGGGACCAATGGGGGCTTGGGGAACCAatgggggcttggggacacaAGGGGGCGCTGGGGACCCCAAAGGGGCTTGGGGACCCAATGGGGTCTTGGGGTCCCCTATAGGGTCTTGGGGGACCAATGGGGTCTTGGGGAAGCCAATGGGACATCGAGGAACCCTATAGGGTCTTGGGGGACCCTATAGGGTCTTGGGGACACaaggggacattggggacccCAAAGGGGCTTGGGGACCCCAGAGGGGCTTGTGGGACCAATGGGATCTTGGGAAACCCTATAGGGTCTTGGGACCAAATGGGGTCTTGGGGACACgaggggacattggggacccCAAAGGGGCTTGGGGACCCCATAGGGGCTTGGGGGACCCTATAGGGTCTTGGGGGACCAATGGGGGCTTGGGGAAGCCAATGGGGTCTTGGGGGACACAATGGGGTCTTGGGGGCACAAGGGGACGTTGGGGACCCCATAGGGGCTTGGGGACCCCATAGGGTCTTGGTGAACCAATGGGGGCTTGGGGGACTCAATGGGGTCTTGGGAACCTAATGGGGTCTTGGGGACACaaggggacattggggacccCAAAGGGGCTTGGGGACCCCAGAGGGGCTTGGGGGACCAATGGGGGCTTGGGGAAGTCAATGGGGTCTTGGGGTCCCCTATAGGGTCTTGGGGGACCAATGGGGACTTGGGGGACTCAATGGGGTCTTGGGGACACaaggggacattggggacccTATAGGGTCTTGGGGACCCCAGAGGGGCTTGGGGGACTCAATGGGGGCTTGGGGGACCCAATGGGGTCTTGGGGAACCCAATGGGGTCTTGGGGACACAAGGGGACGTTGGGGACCCCAAACGGTCTTGGGGACCCCATAGGGTCTTGGGGGACCAATGGGGTCTTGGGGAAGTCAATGGGGTCTTGAGGAACCCAATGGGGTCTTGGGGGACCCTATAGGGTCTTGGGGACACgaggggacattggggacccCAAAGGGGCTTGGGGACCCCAGAGGGGCTTGGGGACCAAATGGGGTCTTGGGGACACgaggggacattggggacccCATAGGGTCTTGGGGGACCAATGGGGGCTTGGGGGTACAAGGGAGCGTTGGGGACCCTATAGGGTCTTGGGGACCCCAGGAGGTTTTGGGGGACCAATGGGGGTTTGGGGGACCCAATGGGGTCTTGGGGGACTCAATGCGGTCTTTTGGGACCAATGGGGTCTTGGGGACCAATGGGGTCTTGGGGACACAAAGGGACATTGGGGACCCCAAAGGGGCTTGGGGACCCCATAGGGTCTTGGGGGGACCAATGGGGGCTTGGGGAACTCAATGGGGTCTTGGGGACCCCAGGAGGTTTTGGGGGACCAATGGGGGCTTGGGGGACCAAATGGGGTCTTGGGGACACgagggggacattggggacccCAAAGGGGCTTGGGGACCCCAGGGCATTTTGGGGGACCAATGGGGTCTTAGGGGATCTTGGGGACCCAATGGGGTCTTGGGGTCCCCTATAGGGTCTTGGGGAGCCCAGGGGATTTTGGGGGACCAATGGGGTCTTAGGGGATCTTGGGGACCCAACGGGGTCTTGGGGTCCCCTATAGGGTCTTGGGGTCCCCTATAGGGTCTTGGGGACCCCATAGGATCTTGGGGACCCCATAGGATCTTGGGGACCCCATTGGGCCATCGAGGACCCCAAAGACCCCATAGGACATCAGGGCCCCCCAATGACATCACCACCCCCGTGATGACATCACCACCCCCCGATGACGTCACCACCCCCCGATGACGTCAC includes:
- the LOC137849096 gene encoding telomerase protein component 1-like, encoding MMAALKAELKEHPGVAAVRSYGCRWEAGEVTGLEAFVDQVVADVWALLQRHFLQGPPPSLQEAFLAAKMAAASARQRLVAATAAAIQDGRHSRLLVTGEPGDGRTVFLVGPPPYMGKGEGLLGGSGHIW